In a single window of the Littorina saxatilis isolate snail1 linkage group LG3, US_GU_Lsax_2.0, whole genome shotgun sequence genome:
- the LOC138963018 gene encoding uncharacterized protein isoform X1, with product MGYLFVVSLALLLHGVLSGCPNGWTQFQNSCYEYMSSAHKWTDAQTSCKSLDQHGKLVEIGSADENNFVANFVKSHGGQNVWVGINDMAKEGHFVFGTSTWGLPYTNWNPGEPNNNAGSEDCVAIDVQRYNGHWHDQNCDNQLSFVCEVVGQVTGGHTAAPNTGSHQNYPFRDTSLSWDKRVDDLVSRLTLEEIQGQMSRGGAGRPAPAIPRLGIEEYQFWTGCNRGDVWAPGNATSFPQAIGIAAAFDPDLRFRVAEATSIEVRAKHIVFQRTGQHGTHTGLSCFSPNLDIMKHPFWGRNQETHGECPYMARVFADKFIKGLHGDHPRYARATAGCKHFAVHSGPEKAHGPHGHDRRSFDSKASMEDMRMTYLPGFRQCVESGTYSFMSSYNAINGVPVPANKWLLTDLLRNEWNFTGYVLADSGAIENMVYSFHYTKNAVDTVAACVNAGLNIETSGNLDNPMFMSMVDAIHQGKLTEKLVRERVKPLFYTRMRLGEFDPPHLNPYMNLDLSSIESPKHRQLSLETAMKSYVLLKNNGVLPLRKRYNNVALVGPFSTEINNLMGDYASNTPWSFKTSVMDAVKHVASNVHHGDGCDDVKCKNYNSQQVISQLNNVDLIFVAIGTGQTQEEEGVDKFDYNLPGHQKQLLNDVLDHAHNTPVIVVLFTGSALDISFADADHRVSAILECFFPSQAAGTALGHVFANDVAGAVPAGRLPFTWYKSENDIGDINDYSMAGKTYRYLNKEPLYPFGYGLSYTSFHYSQLSAPTTVQAGKDLKGSVHVQNTGSFDADEAVQVYMSWEEQGVPAPKVQLAWFDRLTIPKGGSKTVTFTVEAKTMALWVNNGWKISQGRMKLYAGGQQPNQKRSVGSNVLSHDFAVQGTHHPQTLIG from the exons ATGGGGtacttgtttgttgtctctctgGCTTTGCTTCTGCACG GTGTGTTGTCTGGGTGTCCAAACGGCTGGACGCAGTTTCAGAATTCGTGCTACGAGTACATGTCCAGTGCCCACAAGTGGACCGATGCTCAG ACTTCTTGTAAGTCCTTGGATCAACATGGAAAGCTGGTGGAGATTGGTTCAGCGGATGAGAATAACTTCGTCGCTAACTTCGTTAAATCCCATGGAG GACAAAACGTTTGGGTTGGGATCAACGACATGGCGAAGGAGGGCCATTTTGTGTTCGGAACCAGCACGTGGGGGCTGCCCTACACCAACTGGAACCCCGGGGAACCCAACAACAACGCAGGCAGCGAGGACTGCGTGGCGATTGACGTACAGCGCTACAACGGTCATTGGCACGACCAGAACTGCGACAATCAATTGTCCTTCGTCTGTGAAGTTGT GGGCCAAGTAACAGGGGGACACACTGCCGCCCCTAACACAGGGTCACACCAGAACTACCCGTTCCGTGACACCAGTCTATCCTGGGACAAGCGGGTAGATGACCTGGTGTCCAGACTGACCCTGGAGGAGATCCAAGGTCAGATGTCCAGAGGCGGTGCGGGACGTCCAGCCCCGGCCATCCCACGCCTGGGCATTGAGGAGTACCAGTTCTGGACAGGCTGTAACCGTGGTGACGTGTGGGCCCCGGGAAACGCCACGTCTTTCCCCCAGGCCATCGGCATTGCTGCTGCCTTTGA TCCTGACCTACGGTTTCGAGTGGCGGAGGCAACATCGATAGAGGTGCGCGCCAAGCACATAGTGTTCCAGAGGACTGGTCAACATGGCACGCACACCGGTCTGTCCTGCTTCTCGCCCAACCTGGACATCATGAAACACCCCTTCTGGGGCAGGAACCAG GAAACGCACGGCGAGTGTCCCTACATGGCGAGAGTCTTCGCCGACAAGTTCATCAAGGGACTGCACGGCGACCACCCACGATATGCACGTGCCACTGCGGGCTGCAAACACTTCGCTGTGCACAGTGGCCCCGAGAAAGCACACGGACCTCACGGCCACGACAGAAGATCTTTTGACTCCAAG GCCAGCATGGAAGACATGCGCATGACGTATCTTCCGGGGTTCAGACAGTGCGTGGAGTCAGGAACTTACAGCTTCATGTCTAGCTACAACGC CATCAACGGCGTTCCAGTACCAGCCAACAAGTGGCTGCTCACGGACCTGTTACGTAACGAGTGGAACTTCACGGGCTACGTTCTTGCGGATTCTGGCGCCATCGAGAACATGGTGTATTCCTTCCACTACACCAAGAACGCTGTGGACACCGTGGCTGCCTGCGTCAACGCTGGACTCAACATCGAGACTTCAGGCAACCTGGACAACCCAATGTTCATGTCTATGG TGGATGCAATCCACCAGGGTAAACTGACAGAAAAGCTGGTCCGTGAGAGAGTCAAGCCTTTGTTCTACACCAGGATGAGACTGGGCGAGTTTGACCCGCCTCACCTGAACCCCTACAT gAATCTGGACCTGTCTTCAATAGAGAGCCCCAAACATCGTCAGCTGTCCCTGGAGACGGCCATGAAGTCGTACGTTCTGCTCAAAAACAACGGTGTGCTGCCGCTGAGGAAACGATACAACAACGTTGCT CTTGTGGGACCGTTCAGCACGGAGATCAACAACCTGATGGGGGACTACGCCTCCAACACGCCCTGGTCCTTCAAGACGAGCGTGATGGACGCTGTCAAGCACGTGGCTAGCAACGTTCACCACGGAGACGGCTGTGACGACGTCAAGTGCAAAAACTACAACAGTCAGCAGGTCATCTCCCAGCTCAACAACGTCGACCTCATCTTTGTCGCTATAGGAACAG GTCAGACACAGGAAGAAGAGGGTGTGGACAAGTTTGACTACAACCTCCCCGGCCACCAGAAACAGTTGCTGAATGACGTTCTGGATCACG CTCACAACACTCCAGTGATCGTGGTCCTGTTCACGGGGTCAGCGCTGGACATCTCTTTCGCGGACGCTGACCATCGAGTGTCGGCCATCTTGGAATGCTTCTTCCCGTCCCAGGCTGCTGGGACCGCCCTCGGTCACGTGTTTGCCAATGACGTAGCTGGGGCTGTACCGGCCGGCAGGCTGCCATTCACCTGGTACAAGTCTgaaaacgat ATTGGTGACATCAACGACTACTCGATGGCGGGCAAGACGTACCGCTACCTGAACAAGGAGCCGCTGTATCCGTTCGGTTACGGTCTGTCCTACACCAGCTTCCACTACTCGCAGCTGTCCGCCCCGACCACTGTGCAGGCCGGCAAGGACCTCAAGGGATCCGTGCACGTGCAAAACACCGGCAGCTTCGACGCCGATGAG GCGGTGCAGGTGTACATGAGCTGGGAGGAGCAGGGCGTGCCGGCCCCCAAGGTCCAGCTGGCCTGGTTTGACCGACTGACCATCCCCAAGGGAGGCAGCAAGACCGTGACCTTCACCGTGGAGGCCAAGACCATGGCGCTCTGGGTCAACAACGGATGGAAAATTTCACAGG GTCGCATGAAGCTCTACGCCGGTGGACAACAGCCGAACCAGAAACGGAGCGTTGGTTCCAATGTCTTGAGCCATGACTTTGCTGTACAAG GAACACACCACCCACAGACGTTGATAGGATGA
- the LOC138963018 gene encoding uncharacterized protein isoform X2 yields the protein MGYLFVVSLALLLHGVLSGCPNGWTQFQNSCYEYMSSAHKWTDAQTSCKSLDQHGKLVEIGSADENNFVANFVKSHGGQNVWVGINDMAKEGHFVFGTSTWGLPYTNWNPGEPNNNAGSEDCVAIDVQRYNGHWHDQNCDNQLSFVCEVVGQVTGGHTAAPNTGSHQNYPFRDTSLSWDKRVDDLVSRLTLEEIQGQMSRGGAGRPAPAIPRLGIEEYQFWTGCNRGDVWAPGNATSFPQAIGIAAAFDPDLRFRVAEATSIEVRAKHIVFQRTGQHGTHTGLSCFSPNLDIMKHPFWGRNQETHGECPYMARVFADKFIKGLHGDHPRYARATAGCKHFAVHSGPEKAHGPHGHDRRSFDSKASMEDMRMTYLPGFRQCVESGTYSFMSSYNAINGVPVPANKWLLTDLLRNEWNFTGYVLADSGAIENMVYSFHYTKNAVDTVAACVNAGLNIETSGNLDNPMFMSMVDAIHQGKLTEKLVRERVKPLFYTRMRLGEFDPPHLNPYMNLDLSSIESPKHRQLSLETAMKSYVLLKNNGVLPLRKRYNNVALVGPFSTEINNLMGDYASNTPWSFKTSVMDAVKHVASNVHHGDGCDDVKCKNYNSQQVISQLNNVDLIFVAIGTGQTQEEEGVDKFDYNLPGHQKQLLNDVLDHAHNTPVIVVLFTGSALDISFADADHRVSAILECFFPSQAAGTALGHVFANDVAGAVPAGRLPFTWYKSENDIGDINDYSMAGKTYRYLNKEPLYPFGYGLSYTSFHYSQLSAPTTVQAGKDLKGSVHVQNTGSFDADEAVQVYMSWEEQGVPAPKVQLAWFDRLTIPKGGSKTVTFTVEAKTMALWVNNGWKISQGRMKLYAGGQQPNQKRSVGSNVLSHDFAVQGTHHPQTLIG from the exons ATGGGGtacttgtttgttgtctctctgGCTTTGCTTCTGCACG GTGTGTTGTCTGGGTGTCCAAACGGCTGGACGCAGTTTCAGAATTCGTGCTACGAGTACATGTCCAGTGCCCACAAGTGGACCGATGCTCAG ACTTCTTGTAAGTCCTTGGATCAACATGGAAAGCTGGTGGAGATTGGTTCAGCGGATGAGAATAACTTCGTCGCTAACTTCGTTAAATCCCATGGAG GACAAAACGTTTGGGTTGGGATCAACGACATGGCGAAGGAGGGCCATTTTGTGTTCGGAACCAGCACGTGGGGGCTGCCCTACACCAACTGGAACCCCGGGGAACCCAACAACAACGCAGGCAGCGAGGACTGCGTGGCGATTGACGTACAGCGCTACAACGGTCATTGGCACGACCAGAACTGCGACAATCAATTGTCCTTCGTCTGTGAAGTTGT GGGCCAAGTAACAGGGGGACACACTGCCGCCCCTAACACAGGGTCACACCAGAACTACCCGTTCCGTGACACCAGTCTATCCTGGGACAAGCGGGTAGATGACCTGGTGTCCAGACTGACCCTGGAGGAGATCCAAGGTCAGATGTCCAGAGGCGGTGCGGGACGTCCAGCCCCGGCCATCCCACGCCTGGGCATTGAGGAGTACCAGTTCTGGACAGGCTGTAACCGTGGTGACGTGTGGGCCCCGGGAAACGCCACGTCTTTCCCCCAGGCCATCGGCATTGCTGCTGCCTTTGA TCCTGACCTACGGTTTCGAGTGGCGGAGGCAACATCGATAGAGGTGCGCGCCAAGCACATAGTGTTCCAGAGGACTGGTCAACATGGCACGCACACCGGTCTGTCCTGCTTCTCGCCCAACCTGGACATCATGAAACACCCCTTCTGGGGCAGGAACCAG GAAACGCACGGCGAGTGTCCCTACATGGCGAGAGTCTTCGCCGACAAGTTCATCAAGGGACTGCACGGCGACCACCCACGATATGCACGTGCCACTGCGGGCTGCAAACACTTCGCTGTGCACAGTGGCCCCGAGAAAGCACACGGACCTCACGGCCACGACAGAAGATCTTTTGACTCCAAG GCCAGCATGGAAGACATGCGCATGACGTATCTTCCGGGGTTCAGACAGTGCGTGGAGTCAGGAACTTACAGCTTCATGTCTAGCTACAACGC CATCAACGGCGTTCCAGTACCAGCCAACAAGTGGCTGCTCACGGACCTGTTACGTAACGAGTGGAACTTCACGGGCTACGTTCTTGCGGATTCTGGCGCCATCGAGAACATGGTGTATTCCTTCCACTACACCAAGAACGCTGTGGACACCGTGGCTGCCTGCGTCAACGCTGGACTCAACATCGAGACTTCAGGCAACCTGGACAACCCAATGTTCATGTCTATGG TGGATGCAATCCACCAGGGTAAACTGACAGAAAAGCTGGTCCGTGAGAGAGTCAAGCCTTTGTTCTACACCAGGATGAGACTGGGCGAGTTTGACCCGCCTCACCTGAACCCCTACAT gAATCTGGACCTGTCTTCAATAGAGAGCCCCAAACATCGTCAGCTGTCCCTGGAGACGGCCATGAAGTCGTACGTTCTGCTCAAAAACAACGGTGTGCTGCCGCTGAGGAAACGATACAACAACGTTGCT CTTGTGGGACCGTTCAGCACGGAGATCAACAACCTGATGGGGGACTACGCCTCCAACACGCCCTGGTCCTTCAAGACGAGCGTGATGGACGCTGTCAAGCACGTGGCTAGCAACGTTCACCACGGAGACGGCTGTGACGACGTCAAGTGCAAAAACTACAACAGTCAGCAGGTCATCTCCCAGCTCAACAACGTCGACCTCATCTTTGTCGCTATAGGAACAG GTCAGACACAGGAAGAAGAGGGTGTGGACAAGTTTGACTACAACCTCCCCGGCCACCAGAAACAGTTGCTGAATGACGTTCTGGATCACG CTCACAACACTCCAGTGATCGTGGTCCTGTTCACGGGGTCAGCGCTGGACATCTCTTTCGCGGACGCTGACCATCGAGTGTCGGCCATCTTGGAATGCTTCTTCCCGTCCCAGGCTGCTGGGACCGCCCTCGGTCACGTGTTTGCCAATGACGTAGCTGGGGCTGTACCGGCCGGCAGGCTGCCATTCACCTGGTACAAGTCTgaaaacgat ATTGGTGACATCAACGACTACTCGATGGCGGGCAAGACGTACCGCTACCTGAACAAGGAGCCGCTGTATCCGTTCGGTTACGGTCTGTCCTACACCAGCTTCCACTACTCGCAGCTGTCCGCCCCGACCACTGTGCAGGCCGGCAAGGACCTCAAGGGATCCGTGCACGTGCAAAACACCGGCAGCTTCGACGCCGATGAG GCGGTGCAGGTGTACATGAGCTGGGAGGAGCAGGGCGTGCCGGCCCCCAAGGTCCAGCTGGCCTGGTTTGACCGACTGACCATCCCCAAGGGAGGCAGCAAGACCGTGACCTTCACCGTGGAGGCCAAGACCATGGCGCTCTGGGTCAACAACGGATGGAAAATTTCACAGG GTCGCATGAAGCTCTACGCCGGTGGACAACAGCCGAACCAGAAACGGAGCGTTGGTTCCAATGTCTTGAGCCATGACTTTGCTGTACAAG